The Vicia villosa cultivar HV-30 ecotype Madison, WI linkage group LG1, Vvil1.0, whole genome shotgun sequence genome includes a region encoding these proteins:
- the LOC131619311 gene encoding uncharacterized protein LOC131619311, giving the protein MYLKSMEELQQDQELLRAEVSQLKIQMDQIMETLQVLLKRECNFPPIITKQVDTHLAFSVATSNQGQPSVMSCDSYFGVEKETPVCFPQSVLRRTLHQRPLSVPSQGNKKQKQDRNRDRTHFDPIPMSYTELYPTLVRKGLITTRAMPPPRNPPSIGFRPDLHCEFHQGGAGHDLEHCYALKTLVQELVRSKMLSFRDMGPNVVTNPLPDQSG; this is encoded by the coding sequence atgtatctgaagagtatggaagaacttcaacaagaccaagagttgctAAGAGCAGAGGTTAGCCAGTTGAAAATACAGATGGATCAGATTATGGAAACcctgcaagtcttgttgaagagAGAATGCAACTTTCCTCCGATTATTACCAAGCAAGTGGATACTCATTTAGCCTTTTCCGTTGCTACTTCAAATCAAGGGCAACCATCTGTTATGTCATGTGATTCATATTTTGGAGTAGAGAAGGAAACACCTGTTTGCTTTCCTCAATCAGTGCTTCGTAGGACTCTGCATCAACGTCCATTGTCTGTTCCTTCTCAAGGTAACAAAAAGCAGAAACAAGATCGGAATCGTGATAGGActcactttgatcctattcctatgtcatacactgaactgtatcctactTTGGTCCGGAAAGGGTTAATTACAACAAGAgccatgcctcctcctcgaaaccctccctcaataggatttcggcctgatcttcattgtgagtttcatcagggtggtgctggccatgatttagaacattgttatgctttgaagaccttggtgcaagagttggttagatcaaagatgctatctttcagggatatgggtcctaacgttgtcactaatcctttgccagatcaaagtggctga
- the LOC131619319 gene encoding histone H1-like, producing the protein MATEEPIIAVEPVAEPAIAEPPASEKVEEPKAEAGKTKKTKESKPKKASKPRNPASHPTYEEMIKDAIVSLKEKNGSSQYAIAKFIEEKHKQLPANFKKLLLQNLKKNVASGKLAKVKGSFKLSAAAKKPAVAKPKAKPAAKKAVKAKTAAKPKAKAVVKPKTASKAKSVTTKPKAAAAKPKAAAKPKAAVKPKAAIKPEAAVKPKTVARPKAKSAKVAKTSTRTTPGKKVAVVKTAPKKAAAAKKAPVKSVKAKSVKSPAKKASGVKRGGRK; encoded by the exons ATGGCCACCGAAGAACCAATTATCGCCGTTGAACCTGTGGCTGAGCCAGCGATCGCCGAACCTCCAGCCTCTGAGAAAGTGGAGGAACCAAAGGCTGAAGCTGGGAAGACGAAGAAAACCAAGGAATCCAAACCTAAAAAAGCTTCCAAGCCACGAAACCCTGCTTCACATCCTACTTACGAAGAG ATGATTAAGGATGCAATTGTTTCGTTGAAGGAGAAGAATGGTTCGAGCCAATACGCAATTGCGAAATTCATTGAAGAGAAACACAAACAGCTTCCTGCTAACTTCAAGAAGCTATTGctccaaaatttgaagaagaacgTTGCTTCTGGAAAGCTTGCTAAGGTGAAAGGTTCATTCAAGCTTTCTGCAGCGGCTAAGAAGCCAGCAGTTGCCAAGCCGAAAGCAAAGCCAGCTGCCAAGAAGGCTGTGAAGGCTAAGACAGCCGCTAAGCCTAAAGCTAAAGCTGTTGTCAAGCCTAAGACTGCTTCAAAGGCCAAATCTGTTACCACCAAACCCAAAGCGGCTGCCGCCAAGCCCAAAGCTGCTGCCAAGCCCAAGGCTGCTGTGAAACCTAAAGCTGCTATCAAGCCCGAGGCTGCTGTAAAGCCTAAAACTGTTGCTAGGCCCAAGGCAAAGTCTGCAAAGGTTGCGAAGACATCGACGAGGACTACACCAGGGAAGAAAGTTGCTGTTGTGAAGACCGCACCTAAGAAAGCAGCGGCTGCAAAGAAAGCTCCGGTGAAGAGTGTGAAAGCAAAGAGTGTAAAGTCCCCTGCAAAGAAGGCTTCCGGGGTGAAGAGAGGTGGAAGGAAATGA